The Tenebrio molitor chromosome 5, icTenMoli1.1, whole genome shotgun sequence genome segment AACCATCCCACGTTTCTATTGGAGGGTTTATCCCTGCAGCTAGACGCTCGTgtatattaaagtataagtggatattatagttatttaataaactagtttgttaatgaaggcgattaataatcgaaactatttaaagcacgaacgagtgtagcgagtgagtgcctttaatagttgagattattaatcgtccattaacaaacgagttgaatacaaaattttttcgttgaccgcaaactttttttttgtgacaacatttcaaattaaagccaaatcaaaatcaatttcatctttttctatAAAGATGAtaccttataaaataccttcgtcctttttttgtcctcaggataggccatttttaaatttttcaacactttctattcacttttccacaaagagtgtcacaagacgtcaactccattcacattcaatttcatgtaaaaatcacggttgctaagaaaacctagttatctttgaaaaatatgacatgcgaattataaccaaaaaagtcggcttttgaaaatgtgaattcgtaattgtgcagttatggagctataaaatatagaaaaccctgctgcactacctgctgcagtgttgataagtgcaaacaatgcatgttcgaggttgttcatacatcaaaatatcatcaaaacgtcaaaatcgcaaaaatcgttgattaatgaaaaatagtgtattaatgaggtccattaatacactatattttagacaaaataattcattaatattgaaattaacaagcggtcaacggaaaaggtctttaaaacacgcgAGATTTTTCGAGCACGACGGCGCAGCCGGAGTGTTCGAAATAGAGCAATATTTGTAATGATTGCAATATGCTTTGGCTGCCAAAGTACaccaataattattattttaccgAAATTTCACAAAATGATGCTTCtaataatattaaaactaccattaatagttatttgtatcacaaggccagaAACTACACGTTTGCGAGCATGAGTACGGTTTACAATACGAGTCGATAGACGAGTATTGTAAGTACGAATGCTCGCAAAACAGTTTCTGGccgaaaaatttttgtgtattacacggctagtaatatgtaatattattaatacacccggcgcatccaccattttgtaGATTTCTGATTCTGGTTCCTGTTCCGGTTCTGGCGAAAGGAATACATTACAAAAAAGGAATAAATagaattgaaagaaaatagaaagtgtttatttaataccaaaatatgttttatttttgctaaGTTCTGTGGAATACTAGAAATGGCCTAGGGTCGAATTGACCCataaatgttgtttttttacattcCTTATTCCTTATTATTCCTGATCCACTCACTGTATTAGGTAATTCCAAATCATTTatcttcacaaaaaaattaaatgcttTCAGTAGTTACAACCAGGAAAGACTGCAAAAAGAAAGAGACTGTTTTTTGCTTCTGTCATGAAAGAAGTCGCACAAACTAAAATATTGCGACACATGAAATAACTTTATgtaatattgaaaaatattcttgAGCGGATGATTAATTTCACCCTTTAATTCTAACAGTGTAATAAGCTTTACATCTACGGTACCGCtagcaattaaaaaatgcattaaAACTGTTAATAGTTCTGGAatgataaaaatgttaatggcGTATACGGTAAccataaatacatattaccaAAAATATactgggccgtatgatttccctttcattaaagttaaagaacgtcgttaaattgttttgtctctgtctaacatagtGCTTGGCATATACTCTCATTTTgtctaataaattatttagctaatgaaaggTGTTCGCGTTTTCTCGAAGGACCAGATTTGCGATATCGTTTGGCGCTTTTAAAATTGGTGAAGTAAAAAAGACTTATTGAATGATGTTTCTGGTTTTATTCTTCAGTTGCAAGTGCGATACAGAACTAACAAGGGTTTGCGTTAGGGGGGGTGGTAACCCCCACCAGTGGTAGGGTTAACGGCCTGAACAAAAGGTTTAACGGGccattatattttttcctaatgaaaaaaaaaatcttaattaCCAATTTTATCAAATGTGACTGTTCCACTGATTGGGCATAAACTACAAATTGTTTCATAACGCAAATCCAAACAAAAGCTGCAACAAAATAACTGCGAGTTCCATCTGTAGCAAGAGGTCATTGACGCAAAACAAGATTCATGCGTCTAGAAGACAAACGTATTTGTTTATGAAGTACACACTCTCATTATCCTTATCACATTGAAGCTTCGGTCAAAATACAAATAACTGTCAGTGGCGTCTGATAGTctctgtttaaaaaaatcaagtatacCTGTCATAATTAGCGTAATGAACGGATGAATAGAGTTAAGACGTACAATTTGACTGTCACTCACTAGTCACAAGACGTCTCGCGACTAATTTCTCTtcggtttatttttttacactgaTTCCGGTACGCCACTGCCTACTGCCTGCCTGCCCAAAGTTTATTTGCGGCGATCACTGATCATCCGATGAGGTGTCCCATCACCATACGCCtccaaaacaatattttatctttctCTGGCTCATTGTGTTTTGTAAACATTACATTGATCATGTTGTCGGAACGATTGTACCGTACCCCACTGACTCACGGCTGACGTCACGACAGTGGTGGGGTGGCATCTGTCAAGGGTCCAGCTGGGCGATAATTGTCAAAATCTTAGTGTTTTCAATAAGTTAGTATCatgcataatttatttttctcctaCGCGAACAGTTGACGAGCGAACAATCACAATAACTTCCACCTAGTGTACGTAAACCTAAATCCGCTGTGAAGTCGCAAATATTTACCTTGGAGGATGACCGGATCTCATAACCTGAaaatcttttgtttatttgtcatTGTCGCAGCAGTCAGTGCTGGATTAAATCCGATTGTGTTGGTGCCAGGCGATGGGGGCTCGCAAGTTGAGGCGAGACTCAACAAGTCGACCGCCGTGCACTACATCTGCGAGAAGACCACGGCGGATTACTTCAACATTTGGCTCAACATGGAGCTGCTGGTGCCCCTGGTGATCGACTGCTGGATCGACAACATCAAGCTGATCTACGACAACCAGACGCGGACAACGCGCAACAGCGACGGCGTCGACATCCGCATTCCCGGATTCGGGGGCACCGAGACCGTCGAGTGGCTGGACCCCAGCCACGCGGTCACCGGCTCGTACTTCAACAGTATCGCGAAGACTCTTGTTAGTTTGGGCCACGAGCGGAACAAGACGATCAAGGGGGCTCCGTACGACTTCAGGAAGGCTCCAAGTAAGTCGCACAAGCAAGTTGCACAACTCCAACTCACTGCTTTGTTGCAGATGAGAATCAGCAATACTTCGTCGACTTGAAGGCGCTCATCGAACAAACGCACGCCGACAACGACGGCCAACCGGTCATCATAATCGCGCATTCGATGGGGGGCCCCATGACCCTCCACTTCCTCAACCAACAGAGTCAAGACTGGAAGGACAAGTACATCAAGTCGATGGTCACGCTGAGCGGGGCCTGGGGCGGCTCCGTCAAAGCGGTCAAAGTCTACGCCATAGGTATGGGCACCCCACGTGACGCAATCAAATTATCGTGATTTTCTAGGGGACGATTTGGGGTCCTACGTCTTGAGGGAGAGCGTCATGAGACAAGAACAAATCACTTCGCCCAGTCTGGCGTGGCTGCTTCCTTCCAAACTCTTCTGGAAACCGGACGAAGTGCTGGTCCAgaccgacaaaaaaaatttcactgtGGCCAATCTGAAGGATTTTTTCGAGGCGATCGACTACATGGACGGTTGGGAGATGAGAAAGGACACGGAGAATTACCAACTCGACTTCAAGGCTCCGGGAGTCGAGGTGCACTGTCTCTACGGTACCGCGATACCCACAGTGGAAAGGTAAATCGCCTGAAATCAGTACTGTCGGGTTTAATCGCCGTTTTAGGTTGTTTTACAAGGCGGGGACATGGTTGGACGGATATCCCACTCTGGTTAATGGCGACGGGGACGGTACGGTGAACAGGCGCTCGCTCGAAGGTTGTCTCCATTGGGAGTCCCTCCAGAAGCAGAAAGTCTACTCCAAGGAGCTCCCCCTAGTCGATCACATGCAAATACTGAAGGACACATCAGTTTTGAATTACATCTCGAATTTGATCAATGAAGTTtattgatattaaaattttgactgttAGAATTTTAGGTTAGAAGTTTTTACGAAATTGTAGCGTCGTTCCTTCCTTTGTTTTCTTCCATGACACTACTGTGTCGTTTGTCGACTCTATTTTGTGATATCTTCCAATAAAGCATCGAAACAAATCGAGTTTGAATAGTTGAGGACAACGAGGAACCCTTGCCCCACACCAAACACGTCCCGTGACAACTCAAATCTTTATTTACTCAAATTGTCAATAATTACATAAAGTACATCACGACCAACGAAATCGCCAAAACAAATTCGTTAGCAAGAAGTCCAACGTTCAGTGACCCATCGTTTGTAGCGCCATCTTTGTTTGGTTTGGGAGGAAACTCGACCGGACTGTGGTCGTCAATTTCACCTACATAAACCCCCAAAACATGAAAATGCATCATAGGAGTCACTACAGATCATGATGTAAGTCGCTTACCGTTCACTTGCATCACTAGAGCAAAAACAGCGATCGCGAGCGCagcttttaacatttttatgtaATTCACTGTTTGTACTGGAACGACCCACTACAGTTTCTAGAgccataaaaataaataaaaggcTCAATTATTTAATAGAACGATAACGCTTAAGTAGTTGGAGGTACATTTGCATTGTCATAATGGCGTTTTAAACGTAAATACGAGGAGtaattaacttaaaaaaaaaacacgtgtCGGTGGTGTTTTGTTTCCAAGTACCAATAAAAAGGGATGGCTTCGTGCGATGCGTACCGCAGACTGAACACTACACGTGCGTCGTTAAATTCCGCAATTCTGATGTGATCGCACCTTGACCTTGATAACGCTATCACGAAAACAATAACAAGACGAGTCGTATCGCTccgttttataataaaaattttatttgtaactgtATACACCTTAAACGAATACAAAAAATTGCACTTAAATTACATCGAGTTGCGACATACAAAAATACTGGTTGCATTCTTAAACATGTTACAGAAGAGACAATGCAGCTGGAacacaaaacaataaacaGTAAGCCTCGAGAGGCGGCGCTCGGACCCGCacgatataaaaataaacaactggAATTGGAAATCATTATCACACTGATATTTTTGGCATGCAGATTCTccttaaaataaagaaaagaaaatcatGTTCTCTCGGTGCGTCGTACTCCTCCACCTCGTCGTAGATTTTTTCTGTACAATTCGACCGATAACAATCCCTAGAGACCTCTTATTTACAACAGTAGCGTATTTACATATCTCCATCCAATGACCTTGAACATGATCATTTCGTGGTTGAATAAACTTAAGTCTATACAGTTTGTGATAAGAACAATTTGAAAGAAAGCGACGATTATTTACTGCTCTTACCGTGGTCTGGCCCTAAGTGTGACGTAATAAAAATACCGTAGGAAtaaataaagtaaactagAAGCTTGTATAAAATCTTTTATGGATCATGGTCTTTATCGGTCCCACGGTCATTAAATGTCATGTGTTAAAGATACTGCAAGAATCGATTGGTAATAAATGGTAGAGAGAGAGGATAGAAAAATGGCTTACCCGAAGAAGGTCTGTTTGGAGTTGGTCGTTTTGAGGTAATATGCGTAATATCCCAGCAAAATGGTGGCCGTGGCAAAGAGCAGTCCGTACCTGCTTCGATAATTGAACACGAGCCACGACGGCATCTTGTTACTGAACCTCACCCAGAGGGTGTTGTTCCTGTTGAGTCTTCGCCTCATTCTGATCTCTTCTTTCTTCCGCTGTTCAGCTCTTAAAACAAACCATCCATTTAATGAGCGTCAAGACAATCAATCGAACTCGCACAGAAAAGAAAGAAGCCTGGGCCAGAGACAGAGTCGAACACTACACACCAACTTTTAGCAACGGAAAAAGGCACAATTTTATTGACAACAATCTACATCTACATAGTTTTCATCTTATTACTACGGAACAGCAGAGACGTTATTAAGAACCAATAGAAGCGAATCGTGAACAAGCTCTTAAGCAGAGAGAATAGCTTCCTAAAAAAGCTGAAATATACGTACTCTTTCTTCACCCTCTTCTTCACCTCGCCCTCCAGCTTGTTGGGCGGATGGTTCTTGTAGTAGATGAGGGCGCGCTGCAGGATCGCCTCGAAATCTAGGTTGTCGGGGATCTGCGACAGCAAGCAGTGTATGCTGGCCATGTCGCAGCCCTCCTCGAAGACTTGCTCGCGGCGCTCCACCACCAGAGACGCCGCCACGTACAGAGGCATCAGAGGCGGCGTGGCTAGGAAGAAGTCGTACAGTCTCACTACGTCTTTGTACTGGTTGAGCGAGTGCCCGAACCAGGTCAGGTACCACGGCAAGGCGAACATGGTGCCGACCATCGCCCTGAAAAGGATCCCACCCTATTACCTggactttttgtttttaattggtTTGTAACACTGCAAACAACCCGATTTTGAGTTTCACATCTTTTTGGAATGTTGgcaaaacattcaaaattgacagtaaaacTGAAGAATATGCAATCTTACGGAAGTTGGTTTATGATTTActacaattaaaataatctgttgttgttattttctaaTATCTGTTACTCCACCATATGTCCTACTTTTAATTAAAGTGAATggattaaaaatacatttcagctgtcaaataattaccgtaacctatataaaaactAAAGGAACTAGATTTGCTTACTCACGCGGAAAGCGAACGATTAACGGAACCCGAAATGTTTTTCCCCTCtttcgtattttaaatttggcgcgCTCTTGCGCACCCAGAGCCCCTAGAGCGCACCACACTTACTGCAACTTAATTGGGGCTGCGTGAAGTGGGCTCGATCTTCCAAATAATGTTTTGTGGCATACCTTTCCATGAACTCGTAGAGCTGGGGGTCGACCTTGCTCAGGAGCGGATAAATGTAGGTGAGCCTGTAGCTCGTCTTCTCCATGGTGGGCTCCATGCACTCCCTCAGGTGGTCAGTGCTGAGTCTCTCCATGATGCTGAAGCCCAACTGTTCGCCGACCACCAGCAAAAAAGTGATGGCGACGTCGTGATAGCCTTGGTAGTAGCGCAAATGCGGATACTTGATAATCACTTGCAGGATGAGAACGGTGAGTTGGTCCTGCAGGGCAAGACGCTGCTTGTAGGGAATGCCCGGGGGAAAGCGCTTCAGAGACCTGTTCACATCCAAGACCACTTGATCGTACTCGCTGTGCTTGGTCAGCTCCGCCAGGAGCGGAGTCTCGTCCAGACTGTTCGGGTCGATTTCCAGCAGCAACGGCCATATTCTGCGCCTCAAATCATCTGTCAAAACGAGACTTTCACCTCTTTGTCGCAAAACCGACGCGCTTTACCTCCGACTAGTCCGAACGGGTCGATCGCCAAGTCCTGCCACGTCTTCAGCGTTGAGTTGTTGTTGCTGAGGGCCTGCTCGATCAACTCGCGCTTCTTCCGCTCGGCCGCCGACTCCAGTTCTGCGAGGGCGCGCGTTTACACCCGGAAAACTCAAACTACAATAGTTACCTCTGTCGAACTTCAGTTCCGATCTGGTGTCTTCGTTTTCGTCGAACTCGGACGGCCGCTCGAACTCACCGGACGAACCGTTGTTCAACAGCGAGGAGGTCTCCTCGTCGAGACTGCTCGTCTCGTTCTCCTGCGCCTCCATTATGATCAGGATCACTGTTTATGTCTTGGGAATTACATCGACAAAGTggaaaaaaccgaattttgATTATAACCTCACTAATCAACTGTCACACACTTTTGACAGCTGATAACTGTCAAATGCGGGTCAAGGAGTACTGGCTCAGAGGCGGCGCGATGGAAACGTCTCCAAGAAGTGGGGCTGCCGGACGAAGAGGGGCCACAGATAATGAAAAGAATGCCAAGTATGAAATTAATTCGCGAAAGGAAAAATTTTCGACTCATAAATAAATGAGTCGCTGATTAGgtaattaaattaagaaaCGATGACCCAGAGATTATAAAGAAAGTAAAATAGAATGGACCAAAACCGCACGTCAGATTAATTCGTAACTGTTtttcttagaaaaaaatattaggaCAGGAAATATTAGTTGATTGACGTCCATTCGTTTCCGCTCCTTGTGACATAAGtgtggtagaaaaaaaaagaaagtacctgaaccagagatcctgGACAGTCTGTAACCAGCTATTACACATGCTaatataaattattcaaatctCCATGATTTTGTCAGCCTGTCTAAGCACAAAGGGATGAAATGCATGTTTTACCATTTACCACAACAGGAGGATGCTGGTCCGTGAGGGTGTCTCTGTGGCAGCTTAGAAAAATGAAGGTTGTCTTGGGGATGATAATTGTTGTTGTAATAAACGTGGTGGTTGGCGTTTCTGGGCGATGGTAGTGTTGGAAGATGAGCGTCTTTCTGAAATTGTCATTCAAATCTGACGTTGAATATCACAGTGGCACCAATGTGACAATTCAAGCGGTCATCCCAAAATTCCACGTAAAAATGATCGATTCGTACGAGAAGTACAAGCAGATCGACGACATAATCGACGCACGAAAAAAGTTGGGTCAATACAACGTCTGCAAACAACCGACTCCCATCAATTATAGATATGCCTACTCCAGTGCGGCAACCACCAGCGACAAGTTCATCCGATTCGACGACGCCACGATGTTGGCCAACGAGGGGGACTTCTTGAACAGCTCCGACATCAAGTCCACCGACTCCGAGATAACGATAGTGCGGGTGCGGTGCGACGGGCTCGCGTACAAGCGGCGGCCCAGCAAGTGGGACATGCACGACATCGCCATCCCCGGCGACGGGTCGCACCTCGGCGAGAGCCCCTCCATGGTGAACCTGGCGACGCTGGTCCAGCAGAACGACGAGTACTTGGTGCCGCTGTCCTCCTGGGACCCCTACTGCAAGACCGACGACGCCGGCGAGAGCGCGTACGCCTGCCTCAATAAGATCGAGAAGGTCTCCGACGAGGACTGCAGCACGACCAGCCAGTTCTCCGAAGAGAACAGTCTCAGCAGCAAGAACTCGACCAACAGTCGCAGGCCCAGTTTGGCGGGTAGGATTTCAAAGTTTCTCAGGCGGCACTGCAAAAAGTCGAAAACACTGCCCGAGCCGTACCAACCTAACGCCAGCGAACGCACTTCCCCCAGAAGTTGAGGTTAGCTCGCAAATTCGATCGTGTTGTGTTGTTGATCACGAATCAGGTAAtaaatggtaataaataattggcGACGACTCTTCTCTTCATTCGGCCGTTCAGTTTGCAGCGAGTGAGTCAGAATGGATGAACGGAGAGTGTTTCGCGACCGATTGATGCATTCCGATGGCACCACCCCCTTTGAGACAATTTCACTCATTCTACCAACCTTCTTCTACACAACCATCACCACGATAGTCGTCTCGATCCTCCGGTCACGCACTCACAACCTCACCCTCCAGTTCTGCACCGAATTCGCAACCCTCGTCATCCCCATCATCCTAAACGTGACGATTTTGGCAGACTACACCCTCCAACTCTTGTCCACATCGTGCATCATATGTCTGAGCTTGCTCTTCTGGTTGCGCACTTGCAAAACTCCCCCTAACAGACCCCCAGAAGCCTTGACGCGCGACTACATCACAAACAGTCGCTCCACCATCCACATAATCTCTGTTGTGGCGATCCTCGCCGTGGATTTTCTCGTTTTTCCGCGCCGATTCGCCAAGACCGAGACCTTCGGCTACAGCCTGATGGACGTCGGGGTCGGTCTTTTCATGTTCTCCAACGGGATAGTCGACGGAGGGCGCACCACCTTGCGCAAAGCCTTCACGGGTTCTCTGCCCCTGATCGCGATATCGGTGCTGCGCTGGCTCACCACGACGCTCTTCAACTATCACGTGCCGGTCTCCGAGTACGGCGTGCACTGGAACTTCTTCGTCACGCTGGCGTTCTGCAGAATTCTCGTTTCGCTCTTTTTCACCGTCGTGGACGTCCGATTCGTCTGGATCAACGCCACTCTGTTGATGGTCTCCCACGAGACTCTCTTGCAGTCTGGACTGCAGAATTTCGTGTTGTCCGATGCCAAAAGGACGACGCTGTTCGAGGCCAACAAAGAGGGGATCGTCTCTGTTGCGGGGTACATCTGTCTGTACTTGTACTCCGCTTATTTCAGCCATCTGGTCGGCTTGAAGAGAGGCGGCGAAACCACCAAGAAAACGACTCTCAAGTTTGCCATCCTGTCGATTTTGACGCTGCTTTTATCTATGATTTGCCAAAAACAGTTCGGAATCTCGCGCAGGTTGGCCAACTCCGCCTACTGCTTCTGGATCTTGTTCATTGGGATTTTCATGACGGGACTCTACTACGTTACCGGAAAAATTCTAGAAGAAgtcttcacaaaaaaattacgcATCCAGATTCATCTCCCCTTCATTTTCCAAGCCATCAACTACAATGGTTTGGCGTTTTTCCTCGTCAGTAACTTATTAACTGGCCTAGTCAATATTTTCTGTGATACCTTGAAGGTCGACCCCTTACCTAGTTTAGTCATTATTTCTATTTATATGTTGGTCAATTGCGCGCTAGTTTGTTACTTCTACacgaaacaaataaaatggaaactataaatattgctttttttattttgtcgtGTCGGTGTCACATTTTTGAGTATTTTCACGTTACgttatcaaataatttataaaaaatataaaaataagtcCTTTTAGTCACAAacattcgataaaaaaaattcacatttaACATCACATTAGTCGCAGTTAgtaaaaatcgagaaaaaattacaattcgtCGTGCTTCCTATCATTTATGAGATCATCGTCTATATCTTTTACTAATTCTTTGAATTGTGGATGGTTCTGGACGTGTTTTGCCGCAATCGCCACCAAACGCACAAATTCCTCCACGTCGAAGGAGTAATTTGCGAATTTGGCGTGCGCTCCTCCGTCGTGGGATCCctaattaacaaaataaaaaaattagtccTAATTAAGTGAAACTTAACCAAACGTAATGATTACACCAGCTTTATCTCTCACATAGATCAACATCGTAGCAAGTCGTAGACTAATTAGAATTAATTGTAACTAGCCGCGAACTAagaacaattaattataatcaATCGTAGGCTAATTAGAATTAATTGTGACTAGTTGTGGACCAACTAAAATTCGtaaactaattaaattaa includes the following:
- the LOC138131939 gene encoding uncharacterized protein — encoded protein: MDERRVFRDRLMHSDGTTPFETISLILPTFFYTTITTIVVSILRSRTHNLTLQFCTEFATLVIPIILNVTILADYTLQLLSTSCIICLSLLFWLRTCKTPPNRPPEALTRDYITNSRSTIHIISVVAILAVDFLVFPRRFAKTETFGYSLMDVGVGLFMFSNGIVDGGRTTLRKAFTGSLPLIAISVLRWLTTTLFNYHVPVSEYGVHWNFFVTLAFCRILVSLFFTVVDVRFVWINATLLMVSHETLLQSGLQNFVLSDAKRTTLFEANKEGIVSVAGYICLYLYSAYFSHLVGLKRGGETTKKTTLKFAILSILTLLLSMICQKQFGISRRLANSAYCFWILFIGIFMTGLYYVTGKILEEVFTKKLRIQIHLPFIFQAINYNGLAFFLVSNLLTGLVNIFCDTLKVDPLPSLVIISIYMLVNCALVCYFYTKQIKWKL
- the LOC138131941 gene encoding lysosomal phospholipase A and acyltransferase-like, which gives rise to MTGSHNLKIFCLFVIVAAVSAGLNPIVLVPGDGGSQVEARLNKSTAVHYICEKTTADYFNIWLNMELLVPLVIDCWIDNIKLIYDNQTRTTRNSDGVDIRIPGFGGTETVEWLDPSHAVTGSYFNSIAKTLVSLGHERNKTIKGAPYDFRKAPNENQQYFVDLKALIEQTHADNDGQPVIIIAHSMGGPMTLHFLNQQSQDWKDKYIKSMVTLSGAWGGSVKAVKVYAIGDDLGSYVLRESVMRQEQITSPSLAWLLPSKLFWKPDEVLVQTDKKNFTVANLKDFFEAIDYMDGWEMRKDTENYQLDFKAPGVEVHCLYGTAIPTVERLFYKAGTWLDGYPTLVNGDGDGTVNRRSLEGCLHWESLQKQKVYSKELPLVDHMQILKDTSVLNYISNLINEVY
- the LOC138131946 gene encoding uncharacterized protein; its protein translation is MSVFLKLSFKSDVEYHSGTNVTIQAVIPKFHVKMIDSYEKYKQIDDIIDARKKLGQYNVCKQPTPINYRYAYSSAATTSDKFIRFDDATMLANEGDFLNSSDIKSTDSEITIVRVRCDGLAYKRRPSKWDMHDIAIPGDGSHLGESPSMVNLATLVQQNDEYLVPLSSWDPYCKTDDAGESAYACLNKIEKVSDEDCSTTSQFSEENSLSSKNSTNSRRPSLAGRISKFLRRHCKKSKTLPEPYQPNASERTSPRS
- the LOC138131940 gene encoding TBC1 domain family member 20; the encoded protein is MEAQENETSSLDEETSSLLNNGSSGEFERPSEFDENEDTRSELKFDRELESAAERKKRELIEQALSNNNSTLKTWQDLAIDPFGLVGDDLRRRIWPLLLEIDPNSLDETPLLAELTKHSEYDQVVLDVNRSLKRFPPGIPYKQRLALQDQLTVLILQVIIKYPHLRYYQGYHDVAITFLLVVGEQLGFSIMERLSTDHLRECMEPTMEKTSYRLTYIYPLLSKVDPQLYEFMERAMVGTMFALPWYLTWFGHSLNQYKDVVRLYDFFLATPPLMPLYVAASLVVERREQVFEEGCDMASIHCLLSQIPDNLDFEAILQRALIYYKNHPPNKLEGEVKKRVKKEAEQRKKEEIRMRRRLNRNNTLWVRFSNKMPSWLVFNYRSRYGLLFATATILLGYYAYYLKTTNSKQTFFGIFNT